A section of the Candidatus Dormiibacterota bacterium genome encodes:
- a CDS encoding methyltransferase domain-containing protein, giving the protein MANDLEVLTARLAVAGFIAAAEEAGELLACAAGDAGLLESLVARRLTGEPLAWITGGVVFCGVGVRVDPGVYVPRWQSERLACRAAERLPANGVAIDLCTGSGAIARVLATRHPGARVVGSDLDERAVACAAANGVEAYRGDLFAPLPPTLEGRVDVVVAVVPYVPTPELPLLQRDTFAFESALAYDGGPDGTEVLRRVVAGSVRFLRRGGALLLELGGAQAGALAGDLARLGYADPGVLVDEDGDVRGVEATLRS; this is encoded by the coding sequence ATGGCCAACGACCTCGAGGTGCTCACCGCCAGGCTGGCGGTCGCCGGCTTCATCGCGGCGGCGGAGGAGGCCGGCGAGCTGCTGGCGTGCGCCGCCGGCGACGCCGGCCTCCTCGAGTCGCTGGTCGCGCGCCGGCTCACCGGCGAGCCGCTCGCCTGGATCACCGGCGGCGTCGTGTTCTGCGGTGTGGGGGTCCGCGTCGACCCCGGGGTCTACGTCCCCCGCTGGCAGAGCGAGCGGCTCGCGTGCCGGGCCGCCGAGCGCCTGCCCGCGAACGGCGTGGCGATCGACCTCTGCACCGGGTCGGGGGCGATCGCCCGGGTGCTGGCCACCCGCCACCCCGGGGCGCGGGTGGTGGGCTCCGACCTCGACGAGCGTGCCGTCGCCTGCGCGGCGGCGAACGGCGTCGAGGCATACCGCGGCGACCTCTTCGCCCCGCTGCCGCCCACCCTCGAGGGACGCGTCGACGTCGTCGTGGCGGTCGTGCCCTACGTGCCCACCCCGGAGCTGCCGCTGCTGCAGCGCGACACCTTCGCCTTCGAGTCGGCGCTGGCCTACGACGGCGGCCCCGACGGCACCGAGGTCCTCCGCCGCGTCGTCGCCGGCAGCGTCCGCTTCCTCCGGCGAGGCGGCGCGCTCCTGCTCGAGCTCGGCGGTGCCCAGGCGGGCGCGCTCGCCGGCGACCTCGCCCGCCTCGGCTACGCGGACCCCGGCGTGCTCGTCGACGAGGACGGGGACGTCCGCGGCGTCGAGGCGACCCTCAGGAGCTGA
- a CDS encoding PadR family transcriptional regulator encodes MNEPRRDITNPLALAVLALLFERPMHPYEIASLMRERAIHEAIKLNYGSLYTVVDLLLRHGLIEAQSTARDGRRPERTVYRLTDAGRARFRGWLRELLRTPAKEYTQFAAGLAFAAAVGIDELGSLLEERAGRIEAELAEARGIFADLTARGLPRLFTLEGEHAMVLRTAELEWVRGVIAAIAGGRLALPTAEEMAVLHQNFPTAAPMPAQSDGSAPSPREETPL; translated from the coding sequence ATGAACGAGCCACGCCGCGACATCACCAACCCCCTCGCGCTGGCGGTCCTCGCGCTGCTCTTCGAGCGGCCGATGCACCCCTACGAGATCGCCTCGCTGATGCGCGAGCGCGCCATCCACGAGGCGATCAAGCTCAACTACGGCTCGCTGTACACCGTCGTCGACCTGCTCCTCCGCCACGGGCTGATCGAGGCCCAGAGCACCGCTCGCGACGGGCGGCGCCCGGAGCGCACCGTGTACCGGCTGACCGACGCCGGCCGTGCCAGGTTCCGGGGCTGGCTGCGGGAGCTGCTCCGCACCCCCGCCAAGGAGTACACCCAGTTCGCCGCCGGGCTCGCCTTCGCCGCCGCGGTGGGCATCGACGAGCTCGGCTCGCTGCTCGAGGAGCGTGCCGGCCGCATCGAGGCCGAGCTCGCCGAGGCGCGAGGGATCTTTGCGGACCTCACCGCGAGGGGCCTGCCCCGGCTCTTCACGCTCGAGGGCGAGCACGCGATGGTGCTCCGCACCGCCGAGCTGGAGTGGGTCCGCGGCGTGATCGCCGCCATCGCCGGCGGCCGCCTCGCCCTCCCCACCGCGGAGGAGATGGCCGTCCTCCACCAGAACTTCCCCACCGCCGCGCCGATGCCGGCGCAGAGCGACGGATCCGCACCTTCACCCCGAGAGGAGACGCCCCTGTGA
- a CDS encoding OsmC family protein, whose amino-acid sequence MKVTAYWSGGYRCRVAVRQFELLADEPEEVAGGTDTGPTPTELLLASLATCFTMALAHVARKRRIELAADLSVTAAGEHHGPSFGALRVEVRSSQPREQLEPLLERAAALCYVSNTLRGAPPVEYLIVPG is encoded by the coding sequence GTGAAGGTCACCGCCTACTGGAGTGGAGGCTACCGCTGCCGCGTGGCGGTTCGCCAGTTCGAGCTTCTCGCCGACGAGCCCGAGGAGGTCGCCGGGGGCACCGACACCGGGCCGACGCCCACCGAGCTGCTGCTCGCCTCGCTGGCGACCTGCTTCACGATGGCGCTCGCGCACGTCGCCCGCAAGCGGAGGATCGAGCTCGCCGCCGACCTCAGCGTGACCGCCGCCGGCGAGCACCACGGTCCCAGCTTCGGCGCGCTCCGGGTCGAGGTGCGCTCCAGCCAGCCGCGCGAGCAGCTCGAGCCGCTGCTGGAGCGGGCGGCGGCGCTCTGCTACGTGTCCAACACCCTGCGCGGGGCGCCCCCGGTGGAGTACCTCATCGTGCCCGGCTGA
- a CDS encoding response regulator transcription factor, translating to MAPARALIIEVDPEYRAVISCCAGLADVTAESVATVSAGVHRLSDAEFDLVIWGVPPGDPRRAPVIAQIHEESTAPLLLLDEADEESRASYDAGADQILPKPFVPGQLVGAIRAALRGPGPTSVVPLATRIELAGTTIDSESRSITRGDGTVSFSKRDWELLTFLLANPGQWFTAEDLVRLAWRSTRYSTEQLRSYVMRLRRKMAPLELPFAVNSQQGRGYRFDLDGSGSGGS from the coding sequence GTGGCGCCGGCACGCGCGCTGATCATCGAGGTCGACCCGGAATACCGCGCCGTCATCAGCTGCTGCGCCGGCCTCGCCGACGTCACCGCCGAGAGCGTGGCCACGGTCTCCGCCGGGGTGCACCGGCTCAGCGACGCCGAGTTCGACCTGGTGATCTGGGGCGTCCCGCCCGGCGACCCGCGCCGGGCGCCGGTGATCGCCCAGATCCACGAGGAGAGCACCGCGCCGCTGCTGCTGCTCGACGAGGCCGACGAGGAGTCGCGGGCGTCGTACGACGCCGGCGCCGACCAGATCCTCCCCAAGCCCTTCGTCCCCGGCCAGCTGGTCGGCGCGATCAGGGCGGCGCTTCGCGGCCCCGGCCCCACCTCGGTGGTGCCGCTGGCCACCCGCATCGAGCTCGCCGGCACCACCATCGACTCCGAGTCGCGCAGCATCACCAGGGGCGACGGCACCGTCTCCTTCAGCAAGCGCGACTGGGAGCTGCTCACCTTCCTGCTCGCCAACCCCGGGCAGTGGTTCACCGCCGAGGACCTGGTGCGCCTCGCCTGGCGCAGCACCCGGTACTCGACCGAGCAGCTGCGCAGCTACGTGATGCGCCTGCGCCGCAAGATGGCCCCGCTGGAGCTGCCCTTCGCCGTCAACAGCCAGCAGGGCCGCGGCTACCGCTTCGATCTGGACGGGTCGGGGTCAGGCGGGAGCTGA
- the nthB gene encoding nitrile hydratase subunit beta has product MDGIHDLGGVENMGGVQLPERDEPVFHEPWEGRIFAIGALCQTRLTGANLDAFRHAIDRTPPDEYLALPYYNRWLRMAETLLTETGVLAPGAIDARVRARRGEAVEEPPAPEPNRPDYKPAGPGSLRQVDDPPRFAVGQRVRTVDLHTSGHTRLPRYVRRREGTVERVQPAMVLPDTNAHFIAENPQHVYSVRFDSTELWGPEAEPFSTRIDLYESYLEAV; this is encoded by the coding sequence ATGGACGGCATCCACGACCTGGGCGGCGTGGAGAACATGGGCGGGGTCCAGCTCCCGGAGCGCGACGAGCCGGTGTTCCACGAGCCGTGGGAGGGGCGGATCTTCGCCATCGGCGCGCTGTGCCAGACCCGGCTGACGGGAGCCAACCTCGACGCCTTCCGCCACGCCATCGACCGCACCCCCCCGGACGAGTACCTGGCCCTCCCCTACTACAACCGGTGGCTGCGGATGGCCGAGACCCTGCTGACCGAGACCGGCGTGCTCGCGCCGGGGGCGATCGACGCCCGGGTGCGAGCCCGCCGGGGTGAGGCGGTGGAGGAGCCGCCGGCGCCCGAGCCGAACCGGCCGGACTACAAGCCGGCGGGTCCCGGGTCGCTCCGGCAGGTCGACGATCCCCCGCGGTTCGCCGTCGGCCAGCGGGTCCGGACCGTCGACCTCCACACCTCCGGCCACACCCGGCTGCCCCGCTACGTGCGCCGGCGCGAGGGCACGGTGGAGCGGGTCCAGCCGGCGATGGTGCTGCCCGACACCAACGCGCACTTCATCGCCGAGAACCCGCAGCACGTCTACTCGGTGCGCTTCGATTCCACCGAGCTGTGGGGCCCGGAGGCGGAGCCCTTCAGCACCCGTATCGACCTCTACGAGAGCTACCTGGAGGCGGTCTGA
- a CDS encoding adenylosuccinate lyase family protein: MGARLSDSRLYAHLWGTDEMRAVFDEEARLQSWLDILAALAATQAELGLIPAASAEAIAAAARVELVDLDLAAEVTRSTSHSTLGLIAALRRLLPAEAAEHVYYGATVQDLTDTWTALAMRRVGRVVWRDLGAVEGLLLDLAERHRDTLMPGRTHGQPGSPISFGLKAASWADEVRRHRERLTEGAPRWLAGQLGGGVGTLAFFGENGLELRARFCARLGLADPLVPWLTARDRVAEFGHLLAMVTATLARIGTEVYQLQRPEIGELREPAAAGAVGSITMPHKRNPEAAEHLGTLARLVRQQAATLLEGMVGEHERDGRAWKAEWIALPEACLLTGAALALARRLLDGLEVDGERMLANLGAGGGYAASEALLAELAPRIGRHRAQSLLQAALRAGQERGESLEEALRDHVDLGDAGGGPPVAAGAGSAGAIVDAAVRRGRAALAAEPDPWR, translated from the coding sequence ATGGGCGCCCGCCTGAGCGACTCGCGTCTCTACGCCCACCTGTGGGGCACCGACGAGATGCGCGCCGTCTTCGACGAGGAGGCGCGGCTGCAGTCGTGGCTGGACATCCTCGCCGCCCTCGCCGCCACCCAGGCCGAGCTGGGCCTGATCCCCGCCGCCTCGGCGGAGGCGATCGCGGCCGCCGCCCGGGTCGAGCTGGTCGACCTCGACCTCGCCGCCGAGGTCACCCGGAGCACCTCGCACTCCACCCTCGGGCTGATCGCGGCGCTGCGGCGGCTGCTGCCCGCCGAGGCGGCGGAGCACGTCTACTACGGGGCCACCGTGCAGGACCTCACCGACACCTGGACAGCGCTGGCGATGCGCCGGGTCGGACGGGTGGTGTGGCGGGACCTGGGTGCGGTCGAGGGCCTTCTGCTCGACCTCGCCGAGCGCCACCGCGACACCCTGATGCCGGGCCGCACCCACGGCCAGCCGGGGTCGCCGATCAGCTTCGGCCTCAAGGCCGCCTCCTGGGCCGACGAGGTCCGGCGCCACCGCGAGCGGCTCACCGAGGGGGCGCCGCGCTGGCTCGCCGGCCAGCTCGGCGGCGGCGTCGGCACCCTCGCCTTCTTCGGCGAGAACGGCCTCGAGCTGCGGGCGCGCTTCTGCGCCCGCCTCGGCCTCGCCGACCCGCTGGTGCCATGGCTCACCGCCCGCGACCGGGTCGCCGAGTTCGGCCACCTGCTGGCGATGGTCACCGCCACCCTGGCGCGGATCGGCACCGAGGTGTACCAGCTCCAGCGCCCCGAGATCGGCGAGCTGCGGGAGCCCGCCGCGGCGGGTGCGGTGGGCAGCATCACCATGCCCCACAAGCGCAATCCCGAGGCCGCGGAGCATCTCGGCACCCTCGCCCGGCTGGTTCGCCAGCAGGCGGCGACCCTGCTCGAGGGAATGGTCGGCGAGCACGAGCGCGACGGGCGCGCCTGGAAGGCGGAGTGGATCGCCCTCCCCGAGGCCTGCCTGCTCACCGGCGCCGCCCTGGCGCTGGCCCGGCGGCTGCTCGACGGCCTGGAGGTGGACGGCGAACGGATGCTGGCCAACCTCGGCGCCGGCGGTGGGTACGCGGCCTCCGAGGCGCTGCTCGCCGAGCTCGCCCCCCGGATCGGCAGGCACCGCGCCCAGAGCCTGCTGCAGGCGGCGCTGCGGGCCGGTCAGGAGCGCGGCGAGAGCCTGGAGGAGGCGCTCCGCGACCACGTCGACCTCGGCGACGCCGGTGGCGGCCCGCCGGTCGCCGCCGGCGCGGGCAGCGCCGGGGCCATCGTCGACGCCGCGGTGCGGCGGGGACGCGCCGCCCTCGCCGCCGAGCCCGACCCGTGGCGCTGA
- a CDS encoding phosphosulfolactate synthase, with amino-acid sequence MPHPDFLELPSRSSKPRRAGITHVLDRGMPLPEMSALLDLCAGHVDVWKLGWGTAYLDPRVADRVAILREHAVEACVGGTLLEVAWVQGAAERLLDWAEEAGFPCVEVSNGTRRLPLAAKRDLIERAARRFTVLAEVGAKQPDAPVHAFAWAEEAAGDLEAGATWVVAEGRESGTVGLYSADGTVRAELVDALLRATRHRVIFEAPRKDQQAWFIRRLGADAGLGNVVPAEVLGLEALRLGLRADTIELSCGEGEVAAAAGT; translated from the coding sequence ATGCCGCATCCCGATTTCCTCGAGCTCCCCTCGCGCAGCTCGAAGCCCCGGCGAGCGGGGATCACCCACGTTCTCGACCGCGGGATGCCGCTCCCGGAGATGTCCGCGCTCCTCGACCTGTGCGCCGGCCACGTCGACGTCTGGAAGCTCGGCTGGGGCACGGCGTACCTCGATCCTCGGGTGGCGGACAGGGTGGCCATTCTCCGGGAGCACGCGGTGGAGGCGTGCGTGGGCGGCACCCTGCTCGAGGTGGCCTGGGTGCAGGGCGCCGCCGAGCGGCTGCTCGACTGGGCGGAGGAGGCCGGCTTCCCCTGCGTCGAGGTCTCCAACGGCACCCGCCGGCTGCCGCTCGCCGCCAAGCGGGACCTCATCGAGCGCGCCGCGCGCCGGTTCACGGTGCTCGCCGAGGTCGGGGCGAAGCAGCCGGACGCCCCGGTGCACGCCTTCGCCTGGGCCGAGGAGGCCGCCGGCGACCTCGAGGCCGGCGCCACCTGGGTGGTCGCCGAGGGCCGCGAGAGCGGCACCGTCGGGCTCTACTCGGCGGACGGCACGGTCCGCGCCGAGCTGGTGGACGCGCTCCTCCGGGCGACCCGCCACCGGGTGATCTTCGAGGCTCCCCGCAAGGACCAGCAGGCGTGGTTCATCCGCCGGCTCGGCGCCGACGCCGGCCTCGGCAACGTGGTGCCCGCCGAGGTGCTCGGCCTCGAGGCGCTGCGGCTGGGGCTGCGCGCCGACACCATCGAGCTGAGCTGCGGCGAGGGTGAGGTCGCCGCCGCCGCGGGGACATGA
- a CDS encoding winged helix DNA-binding domain-containing protein — MIRIGAGERRARLARRHHLAPAARASGPVEVAAGLVALHATDPATVFLAAAARMRLPETAAVERALYEDRVLVRMLGMRRTMFVVPRDLVGVVQASSTRAIAALERRRSLQLLEGAGIGGDLAAWLAGVEEATLAALAARGEATGAELSADVPGLRTRVLLSEGKPYESLQNITTRVLTLLAADGRIVRGRPRGTWISSQYRWSPVEAWLPGGVAEWTAEAARAELVRRWLAAYGPGTEADLRWWTGWTAAQVRAALASCGAVAVDLDGVPGLALPGDLEPEPAAEPWVGLLPALDPTVMGWAGRDWYLGEHGPALFDRSGNAGPTVWWDGRIVGGWGQTPAGGVAVELLEDVGAEPAVAVEEAAATLGGWLGGVRVTPRFRTPLERRLSS, encoded by the coding sequence GTGATCCGCATCGGCGCCGGGGAGCGCCGGGCCCGGCTGGCGCGGCGCCACCACCTCGCGCCGGCCGCCCGCGCGTCCGGCCCGGTCGAGGTGGCCGCCGGCCTCGTCGCCCTCCACGCCACCGACCCGGCCACGGTGTTCCTCGCCGCCGCCGCGCGGATGCGCCTCCCCGAGACCGCGGCCGTCGAGCGGGCGCTCTACGAGGACCGCGTTCTGGTGCGGATGCTCGGGATGCGCCGGACCATGTTCGTGGTGCCCCGCGACCTGGTGGGGGTGGTGCAGGCGTCGAGCACCCGGGCGATCGCGGCCCTGGAGCGGCGCCGGAGCCTGCAGCTGCTGGAGGGGGCGGGGATCGGCGGCGACCTCGCCGCCTGGCTCGCCGGGGTCGAGGAGGCCACCCTGGCCGCGCTCGCCGCCCGCGGCGAGGCGACCGGGGCGGAGCTGTCCGCGGACGTGCCCGGGCTGCGCACCCGGGTGCTGCTCTCCGAGGGCAAGCCCTACGAGAGCCTGCAGAACATCACCACCCGGGTGCTGACCCTGCTCGCCGCCGACGGGCGCATCGTCCGCGGCCGGCCCCGCGGCACCTGGATCTCCAGCCAGTACCGGTGGTCGCCGGTGGAGGCGTGGCTGCCCGGCGGGGTGGCGGAGTGGACCGCCGAGGCGGCCCGGGCCGAGCTGGTGCGCCGCTGGCTCGCCGCCTACGGCCCCGGCACCGAGGCCGACCTGCGCTGGTGGACGGGATGGACGGCGGCCCAGGTGCGCGCCGCCCTCGCCAGCTGCGGCGCGGTGGCCGTCGACCTCGACGGCGTCCCCGGCCTGGCGCTCCCCGGCGACCTCGAGCCCGAGCCGGCGGCCGAGCCGTGGGTGGGGCTGCTCCCCGCCCTCGACCCCACGGTGATGGGCTGGGCCGGGCGCGACTGGTACCTGGGCGAGCACGGCCCGGCCCTCTTCGACCGCTCCGGCAACGCCGGTCCCACGGTGTGGTGGGACGGCCGGATCGTCGGGGGCTGGGGTCAGACCCCGGCTGGCGGCGTCGCCGTCGAGCTCCTGGAGGACGTCGGGGCGGAGCCGGCGGTGGCGGTGGAGGAGGCGGCCGCGACGCTGGGCGGCTGGCTCGGCGGGGTCAGGGTCACCCCCCGCTTCCGGACGCCGCTGGAGCGGCGGCTCAGCTCCTGA
- a CDS encoding pyridoxal-phosphate dependent enzyme, whose product MALTTAAARLRLALLPTPLVRLERLERVLGAPPLWCKRDDLCGFALAGNKTRSLEFLVGDALATGCDVLLTGGGPASSWCQGAAAAAAVAGLGCTLVLYGGEPAIPHPNLVLARGFGATVRFTGDPRRESVDAGLEAAAAELRAAGRRPYAIPRGGARDVAVLGYAAAAAEALDQLDAAGVEPALLLLATGSGVTQAGLLAGLTAAGRRLRVAGAAVSRPVEETAARVLELAGTGARLLGVPPPPAAAVEVHDARGPGYGQASIEGARAASLAAAHEGLVLDPAFTAKALGVLPRLLAAGAGGPVLFWHTGGTAVALAPAGAGSAL is encoded by the coding sequence GTGGCGCTGACCACCGCCGCCGCCCGGCTGCGCCTGGCGCTGCTCCCCACCCCGCTGGTGCGCCTCGAGCGGCTGGAGCGCGTGCTCGGGGCGCCGCCGCTCTGGTGCAAGCGCGACGACCTCTGCGGCTTCGCGCTCGCCGGCAACAAGACCCGGTCGCTCGAGTTCCTGGTGGGCGATGCCCTCGCCACCGGCTGCGACGTGCTCCTCACCGGCGGCGGCCCCGCCTCCAGCTGGTGCCAGGGAGCCGCCGCCGCGGCCGCGGTCGCCGGGCTCGGCTGCACCCTGGTGCTGTACGGCGGCGAGCCGGCGATCCCCCACCCCAACCTGGTGCTCGCCCGCGGCTTCGGCGCCACGGTGCGCTTCACCGGCGACCCCCGCCGCGAGTCCGTCGACGCCGGGCTGGAGGCCGCCGCCGCGGAGCTGCGCGCCGCCGGCCGCCGTCCCTATGCGATCCCCCGGGGGGGTGCCCGGGACGTGGCTGTCCTCGGCTACGCCGCCGCCGCGGCCGAGGCGCTCGACCAGCTCGACGCCGCCGGCGTGGAGCCGGCGCTGCTGCTGCTGGCCACCGGCTCGGGGGTGACCCAGGCGGGCCTGCTCGCCGGCCTCACCGCGGCGGGCCGGCGGCTGCGGGTGGCCGGCGCCGCGGTGAGCCGCCCCGTGGAGGAGACCGCGGCGCGGGTGCTGGAGCTCGCCGGCACCGGCGCCCGGCTCCTCGGCGTGCCGCCGCCGCCGGCCGCCGCGGTGGAGGTCCACGACGCCCGCGGGCCCGGCTACGGGCAGGCCTCGATCGAGGGGGCGAGAGCCGCCTCCCTCGCCGCCGCCCACGAGGGGCTGGTCCTGGACCCCGCCTTCACCGCCAAGGCGCTCGGCGTGCTCCCCCGGCTGCTCGCCGCCGGCGCCGGCGGGCCGGTGCTCTTCTGGCACACCGGCGGCACGGCGGTGGCGCTCGCCCCCGCCGGCGCGGGGAGCGCGCTGTGA
- a CDS encoding argininosuccinate lyase, which produces MSRGGHGASDEAPAASLVEAGFALEIADAPLLHEGLTLADIAHVLDLRARGIVPEPVARRLLALLVETHGVAAADFPYAAIHGDPYNSRERHFVERIGDDAGWLHAGRPRREAARVALRVLLRSMIVDLVAEAAGFAASVAAVSEAHAGTLMPDQTYLQQAQPSTFGHYLLTFAYPALRDADRLLACLDWVNLSPGGAGCVNGSRLVSDRDHIARLLGFDGVIEHTRDAMWQIDGLVDLLATAASLVTNLAKLAEDLEIWDSQEFDFVELAGPYTRSSVLMPQKRNPYALAIVRGAAGVLIGRLSGYLAVVKTPSARSDNLIYAQGEVPRSMQLASRVVRLMAEVVATLGVHPERMEQALLQGFSQATDLAEHVMLSCGVDYRTAYLVVGRAVSRAGREGLRGIDITGEMLDAAAVEQIGRSLGLAGADLTEVLDPRAIVQTRSAPGGAAPEVVTRMAAGCAEAARTLGARAAALRADHRRAQEDMLRLATEVAGSAPA; this is translated from the coding sequence GTGAGCCGGGGCGGCCACGGCGCCTCGGACGAGGCCCCGGCGGCATCGCTGGTCGAGGCCGGCTTCGCCCTCGAGATCGCCGACGCGCCGCTGCTCCACGAGGGCCTCACCCTCGCCGACATCGCCCACGTCCTCGACCTGCGTGCCCGCGGCATCGTCCCCGAGCCGGTGGCGCGGCGGCTGCTCGCCCTGCTCGTCGAGACCCACGGGGTGGCGGCGGCCGACTTTCCCTATGCGGCCATCCACGGCGACCCCTACAACAGCCGTGAGCGCCACTTCGTCGAGCGCATCGGCGACGACGCCGGCTGGCTCCACGCCGGCCGGCCCCGGCGCGAGGCTGCGCGGGTGGCGCTGCGCGTGCTGCTGCGCTCGATGATCGTCGACCTGGTCGCCGAGGCCGCCGGGTTCGCCGCCAGCGTCGCCGCGGTGAGCGAGGCGCACGCGGGCACGCTGATGCCCGACCAGACCTATCTCCAGCAGGCCCAGCCGTCCACCTTCGGGCACTACCTGCTCACCTTCGCGTACCCGGCGCTGCGCGACGCCGACCGCCTCCTCGCCTGCCTCGACTGGGTCAACCTGAGCCCGGGCGGCGCCGGCTGCGTCAACGGCAGCCGGCTGGTCAGCGACCGCGACCACATCGCCCGGCTGCTCGGCTTCGACGGCGTCATCGAGCACACCCGCGACGCGATGTGGCAGATCGACGGCCTCGTCGACCTGCTCGCCACCGCCGCCAGCCTGGTCACCAACCTCGCCAAGCTCGCCGAGGACCTGGAGATCTGGGACAGCCAGGAGTTCGACTTCGTCGAGCTCGCCGGCCCCTACACCCGGTCGAGCGTGCTCATGCCTCAGAAGCGCAACCCCTACGCGCTCGCAATCGTGCGCGGCGCCGCGGGGGTGCTGATCGGCCGGCTGAGCGGCTACCTCGCGGTGGTCAAGACCCCCTCGGCACGCAGCGACAACCTCATCTACGCCCAGGGCGAGGTGCCCCGCTCGATGCAGCTGGCGAGCCGCGTCGTCCGCCTGATGGCCGAGGTGGTCGCGACCCTCGGGGTGCACCCCGAGCGGATGGAGCAGGCGCTGCTCCAGGGCTTCTCCCAGGCCACCGACCTCGCCGAGCACGTGATGCTCAGCTGCGGCGTCGACTACCGCACCGCCTACCTGGTGGTCGGTCGCGCGGTGAGCCGGGCGGGACGCGAGGGGCTGCGCGGCATCGACATCACCGGGGAGATGCTCGACGCCGCCGCGGTCGAGCAGATCGGACGCAGCCTGGGGCTCGCCGGTGCCGACCTCACCGAGGTGCTCGACCCGCGCGCCATCGTGCAGACCCGCAGCGCCCCCGGCGGCGCCGCCCCCGAGGTGGTCACCCGGATGGCGGCCGGCTGCGCCGAGGCGGCGCGCACCCTCGGCGCCCGCGCCGCCGCGCTGCGCGCCGACCACCGGCGCGCCCAGGAGGACATGCTCCGCCTCGCCACCGAGGTCGCCGGGTCAGCTCCCGCCTGA
- a CDS encoding AIR synthase related protein yields the protein MTELDAVVRTVREGPGLRAKAALALVSDVFGPSDWTGGPGDDAAVVDAGGGRVVAGGEALWPPFVAADPRGAGIAAVVANVNDVCAMGARPLAILDTVIAPEPVARLALEGMRHAAALYGVPVVGGHLTIRDGPPAISAFGLGELRGPVLSSRHVAPGQALLLACCLEGTMRADFPYFSSLAERGERLAGDVRLLPELAEEGICVAARDVSMAGVLGSLAMLLEPTAAGACVDLDALPRPAGVPLTSWVMAFPAYGFLLCADPGAVEACRARFAARGLACEVIATVDGGGELRVRGGGEERRVLDLRSEPVTGLRLRAE from the coding sequence GTGACCGAGCTCGACGCGGTGGTGCGGACCGTCCGCGAGGGGCCGGGACTGCGCGCCAAGGCAGCCCTCGCGCTGGTCAGCGACGTGTTCGGGCCCAGCGACTGGACCGGCGGTCCCGGCGACGACGCCGCCGTCGTCGACGCCGGCGGGGGCCGGGTGGTGGCCGGTGGCGAGGCGCTCTGGCCGCCCTTCGTGGCCGCCGACCCGCGGGGCGCGGGCATCGCCGCGGTGGTCGCCAACGTCAACGACGTCTGCGCCATGGGGGCGCGGCCGCTCGCGATCCTCGACACCGTGATCGCCCCCGAGCCGGTGGCGCGCCTGGCCCTGGAGGGGATGCGCCACGCCGCCGCCCTCTACGGGGTGCCGGTGGTGGGCGGGCACCTGACCATCCGCGATGGTCCGCCGGCGATCTCCGCCTTCGGGCTCGGCGAGCTGCGCGGCCCGGTGCTCAGCTCCCGCCACGTCGCCCCCGGTCAGGCGCTGCTCCTCGCCTGCTGCCTGGAGGGGACGATGCGCGCCGACTTCCCCTACTTCTCCTCCCTGGCGGAGCGGGGCGAGCGCCTCGCCGGGGACGTCCGGCTGCTCCCCGAGCTCGCCGAGGAGGGGATCTGCGTCGCCGCCCGCGACGTCAGCATGGCCGGGGTGCTGGGCTCGCTGGCGATGCTCCTCGAGCCCACCGCCGCCGGCGCCTGCGTCGACCTCGACGCCCTGCCCCGGCCCGCCGGGGTGCCGCTGACCAGCTGGGTGATGGCCTTTCCCGCCTACGGCTTCCTGCTCTGCGCCGACCCCGGTGCCGTCGAGGCCTGCCGGGCCCGGTTCGCCGCCCGCGGCCTCGCCTGCGAGGTGATCGCCACCGTCGACGGCGGCGGCGAGCTGCGGGTGCGTGGGGGAGGGGAGGAGCGGCGGGTGCTCGACCTCCGCAGCGAGCCGGTCACCGGGCTGCGGCTGAGGGCGGAGTGA